The following is a genomic window from Dama dama isolate Ldn47 chromosome 4, ASM3311817v1, whole genome shotgun sequence.
CTTTGCCCCTAAAATAAAATCTAGGCTGTTGCCATCCCCCTCCGGGCATTAAAACCCCTTTCCTGTGGGAGCTTCGTTTACTAAACTGTTGGAGGTTGAAAAAAACACGGGAGGATAGAAAGGACCATTTTACAAACTGTGGGCATTTGTGGGGGCGGGTGGGAGGTGGCGGAGAGACGCCCTCTCGCTACGGAAAGGACCCATTGGTGATTCGCCATCACCGTGGGGACAGGAGCACAGTAAAACGGAATGAACACAGGGAAGAACaaccggggagggggggggggtgttcaAGGGTATTAGCTCACCCCAAGGCTCTCCAACCCCAGATAAGCTTGCGAAGACGTGGTGCCCCTCTGACGTGACCCCTCCTTCCCCCAGCTCTTGATGGATAGGATGCTGAGGGCGGGACCCATCCGGTGCCGTCCACGATGAAACGGTGGGTCTGCCGGTCGCCCGAAGGAGGCAGAGAAGGCTGGTTTAAGTCAGAATCCCATGTTGAAGTTCTTGGGCTGGAAGGTCCACGCCAGCCTGTTCACTCTCTCCAGATTCTCAGGGGTGTCAGTGGGAGAGCACAGTGGAGTCCTGCAAGCCCAATGGTCCAAGAATTCCCCAAGGAATGGAACCCTGAGGGCTGAGAAGTCAAAGAGGCAGGGCAAATGtcccagaagaactaaagatccgtggactgtggcccaggaGGAGCCACAGGGCTGTGTGGTCCAACGAGTAGGGTGTCCCGCTGCACCGGAGAATCCACAGACACTCCCAGACAGAGCCCCGAGAGCTGAGAGTTCTAAGGGGCGGCAGAGCTGGCCTGGCTTCCCACTGCCTCCGTTGTTCCAGGATCCAGCAGGGATCGAGTACTGAGAGTCAGACATTCCAAAGGGCCAGACGAGTCCAGGGATGGGGAGAGTCCAGGGGCTTGGGAGGGCTGAACCAGGGAGGGTTGGGGCTGCAGCGGGTGGGTACCTCACGGTCTTCAGCGCTTGACCTTACGGCCGGCTGAGTTGCGCCCACTGCGGCGGTAGAGAGACTGCTGCCCTCCGTTGAGCGGGCAGTACTTGAGCGTGTGGGCCTGGTCCCCGGTGGCCCCGCACAGGGGGCACACGTAATGCCGCAGGATGGGGCACACCACCACGCCCTCCGGGGTCTTCAGCTGGTGTGAGGAGTACACGTGGCGAGACTCTCCATTGTGTTTGCAAAAGTTGCACAGGGTGGCCAGGCCCCCGCTGGTCCCCTGTCCTCCCTGCCCCTGATCCTGCTCCATGTGGGGCCCAGGTCTTGGCTCCCCAGTCCCTTGGGTCTCCGACCCTTGCCCCCGACTCTGGATCAGTGCCAGCACCACCTGGCTCAGGTTGAAGTAGTCCTTCCACATGTCAAAGGGTGGCAGCTGCATGGCACCCAGGGGAGTGTTGGTGGGGGGTGGCTGGAGAGAAGTGGGCTGGGGGCCCACAAACAGGAGCAGCTGATGGTTTTCAGGGGCAGAGAGGAACTGCACCCCCTTTTATATCCCCAAAGACCCTTCTAAGCAAAGGTGGAGCTTACGATTTAAAGGGCCCACTCCTTACCTTTGATCCCTTCTGACTTTAATCCCCCATGGAGATCTGGAAGGGGGTCTTTCCTGTTGTCTCTGGTCCTTGCTGGGCCTGCAAGGTACTCTGTGACCTCTGGAAAGACCcgtctccctgggcctcagtttttctgtcctttcaacaaaacttcatgtcTGCAaatgcccccacccccatcctccctTATTCCAGGGCTGGGGGCCTGCTCCCTCCATACACCCCAGAGCCATTCCTAATCATAACAACATAACCCCTTCCTAggagccagacactgtgctacACAGTCACATTCACAATCTGATCTCATTTTCACAGCAATGCCAGGCGGGTAACACACTTATGATCCCATTTTATTGACAAGTCACTAAAGCTCAGAGAGGAAAACTCAGTGGCCCAGAGTCACATAACAGGTATATGGCAGAGCTGGGGCTCTAACTCAAGGCCATGTGACTCCAAAGCTAGATGCTCCTCCTACCTATTCGGgattaaaacttaatttttcatCACATCTGGAACTAGGAGCCATGTACTCACCAAATATGTACTAAGTGCACACTAGAGTGTTCAATGTTTTACAAAAATGATCTCTTTGAGCCTCATAACCACTCAAGGAGGTGGATAccatcatttctattttatagagaAGGATATGACGCTCAAAGAGGTTAAGGAGAGTACTAAAGGTCACACAGCGGGAAAATTGCAGAgtagggatttgaacccaggtctgcccgCAGAGAATGACACTGGGAATTGATCTGAGAAGCAGCAGAGAAGCTTGGTGTGGCACAGCCTCCCTTAGAATGCCTTTCCCCCTTGGGCTGGTATATTGTTCCAGATCCCTCCTGACCTTCATGTCTCCTGCCCATGTCACCTCTAGGAAGTTTTCCTCCATCTCTGGTTCCCAGTTGGTCCTCTTGATCACTCAACACATAAATCATTGAGGCCCCTTATACTGGGCTCTAGAAACTCAGCGGTGACCACAGCTACTTTGTGCCTGTGTCATGAACAAGCAGTCCAATGGGGGAACAGCCAGCAAATGAGAAAACAATAGACCAACTATTAATACATAGGCTGGGCTGGGAGAGGGGACCCAGAAGCTAAGACTACATGGAACAATCTTCCAGGAAAAGGAACACAAGCTCTGGAGACATGAAATTTGGGGACAGCAAGGGGGCAGGGGTGGCTAGAATGGAGTGAGGGTCCCAGATGGGGCCAGCCTAGTGTGCATGGACTGGTTGCTATCAGATTGTGATCTCCCCCAGATGTTTTGGAATTGATGGGGGTGTTTGAGGGTTTGTCACAGTGATTGGAGGTGTGATTAGATGTAAGGCCCAGGGACCAGGAATGCTGAATGTCTCAACCATTCATTCAACCAAGATCTGTCTCAGATCCCATTTAACTTTCCACTGTcccactggctcaggggtaaagaacacgcctgccaatgcaggagatgagggttcgatcctgggtcaagaagatcccctggacaaggaattggcaacccatttcagtattcttgcctggggaatcccatggacaaaggagcctgatgggctgcaaagagttggacacgactgagtaactaaagaACAATTACATTCCACTGGACACCCATGTATGTAGGAAAACCCATTTATGATGAACTGAGTCTAGAGCTTAGCTATGTTTTACATGTGAACACTAAGTGCTTCTGCGATATTTTAAGGTACACTGACCTTTCCTGGAATGCAACGGCTGTGTCCATCATGGCCTGCCTGTTCTTGATTTGCTGAGAAATTGATCTAGAGTTGTTCACTCTTTCTAGAAGCCACATcaccccaggtggtgctaacTGTGGTGACTGTCCAAACAACACACAGATTATTCTTATCTCATTCGTGGTGAGTCTACATAGAGATGCTAATATCTGCCTGAAGAGATGATTTTTACAGTGGCAATGCCTGAGCATCTCTAGACTAAAGCAGACAATTATTTGATTAATTGTTCCCTTTTTATTAATAGTTAGgactattttggaaaatattaattttggTATTAATTTAgatattaattttggaaaataaaatttgtgttgGTGGGCTATATTATCTACGAGTTTAATTTCAGGATACCAAAGGGACATCTTAGAATGTTAGATACAGCGGATGTCAGATCTCACCCGGTTAAGAACCTGTGGAACTTCCCTGAAGGCACGGTGGATATACCCCTGAAGAAAGGGTATAGCAGGGGGAAGGACATAAGAGAAATACGTTTTAAGATGTTCCTCTGGTTGTTGTCAATTGAATAAAGGCAGTGGGGTTGTTCCCATTAGCTCGTATCATCTCAGTCTAGTCAGAGAGCCAAGTCTGAATAAAGTCTGTTGAGGACTCCCTTTTGGCAGACACTATATCTTACCTTTAGCAAGAGCTTATGActcccccggtggtccagtggacaagaatctgcctcccaatgcaggggacatgggttcaatccctggtctgggaagattacacatgccccagagcaactaagtctgtgagccacaactactgagcccatgtcttCAGCTACTGAAGTCCGTGCGCCTAGAgtgtgtgctctgcaacaagaaaagccccgAGGGCAAAGATTGCAATGCTTCTcaacagcaatgagaagcccgtgcactgcaacgaagagtagcccccattcgctgcaactagagaaggactGCGagaagcagcaaagacccagtgcaatcaaaaataaataaaataatattttttgaaaaaggaaagagtTAATATATGCTTATGGAGTGAATATATTGTCCCTATGGATGGGCTGAAGGTTGGGAGGTAACAAAGGGAGGAATTTGTGAATGTCAGACCAAAGGTCTTCTGCCAGTTTTCTGTAATTTCCTTTTGAACCAATGATTTGGATAATGACTTGTTTGATGTCTGTGCTCACTGGTAAACTGTGAGCCCCAGGAATTCAGGGCCCGGGCTATACCAGTCACTGATATGTCCCCAGCATCACCCAGCACAGAGCTAGGCAGCCAAAGAGCAGAACAGGGGATGGTAGCAGGATGAATGTCCACAGACTATTAATACATCATTCACAAGAGtgattccttaaaagaaaaaaaaaaaaagggtgattCCTGTGTCTTGAGTGCTTACAATGTCGTTTACTGCTTAACTGTaatatctcctcctccaggaagccctcctgaccTTCAGGTGGGTCAGCCTTCTCTCGGTGACCCCATGCCAACCTTGCCCTTTCTGGGCCATCACTGACTGGAGGTGGATCTGTCTTTCCCTCTGGACGATGAGCCTGTGAGGGTGGGACTAAGTCTGTTCCTATGTTTATGTGCCTTCTGTCATTTAACCcacatcacttttatttatttgttcatttattttggcctGCAATgcctggcttgtgggatcttagttccctgaccagagattgaacccaggcctctacAATGAAActaccgagtcctaaccactgcacaaccagggaattccccctcaTTGCTTTCTTGAgttaagtactattattattcctgATTTTCAAAGGCAGCCACTAAtgttcagagaggttaggtaacttgtCTACAGTCAAACAGCACAATTGGGATTCCAACCTGAGTCCACCTGAATTCAGTCTTTGCCCTACACTGTTTGATAAATACTCATCAATAGAATGAACTAATACATGTGCCTACATAGCGTTTTCTAGATTAACATgtacacgagatcccacccatgacaaggtcatgagggagaaaacctgacaggcaaggtggATCAgattttcagggattccgaaaagctgcccccagcgctcaccttaaagattatatctgtctttctgatgcttgcttcaatagactactccctaatttctgtgacacaggcagaaggccttccccgatctctttccaaataagaatcaatttagaactttaatcaataagtttcccgggtggtgctattttatgagattatccagggtgaaaggagtgttttaatttaaactcctttgcttgTATTTTAGTTTGgcaaatgcgtttatgcccttggtactaatatgcatgattgcttataataccctaatcataaaataatataaagaacctgattatataaaagccctaatagacatagagcctttttgaggggtgaaggagtcatattagaaaacataagaaaaattattctaaaggtggttattggcttgatgtttgcttgctgtgtttcgcttgttgtgtttttgctcttaatgtgctaaggttgtgttatagaaaccattgttaatatagttacagatctaaaaaataagagcttagccctagtgtggtaacaatgagtgGCTGTGGGCTTATTATTTAACCTTTCCAAGCCTCACTTTCTTTGTCAAGAGAAGATGGCATTAATACCTGCCCCAGGGCACAGACTACGACTGTGTTTGTAAATAGCACAGTTTGTCTCTCGGGCATGCATATtcagtgttgctgctgctgtttactcGCTTacgttctgtccaactcttttgtgaccccatggcctgtagcctgccaggctcctctgtcctcgaggtttcccgggcaagaatactggagtgggttgccatttccttctccaggagagcctctagacagagatcaaacctgtatctcttgcattggtaggcggattctttatcactgagccatgtgggaagtcCTATTCAATGTTATCCATGATAATTAAGACACAATTAAAGTaataatctctctctttttaggGGGGAGCATGCCAcacagggcatgtggaatcttcgttccctgaccaggtattgaacctgcaccccctgcatttgaagtgcagagtcttaaccactagaccccaGAGATGGCCCTAAACTAATAATCTCAAGGGCACTTACTTACTGAGCATCTCCTTAGGCCCCAGACCATGCTCAGGACTCTACCTGGGTGCTTCCTTGCTTCCTCCCCAAATCCTGTGAGGTAGGGTCTAGCaatggccccattttacagatgagcaataAGAGGCTCAGACAGGCTCAGGGGCTTGTCCGAGGCTGGTGAGTGGTAGGCTGGAACTCAAACCCAGGGCTCGAAAAGCAAATCAACCAAGAGGGACTTGCCAGGCCTAGGGACAGAATGAGGTAGGAAACTAGGAGGGATGGGGCGATTGGAATGACATAATTTTTACAGAGAGAACTTGTCAATCATTGATGGACATACCTCAAGGCAGAAGAGACCCGGCTCTGCCTTGTGGAAGAATGAGGAGGCTCCTGGAGGAAGGAACCAGGACGGGTGTAGGGGGTCTCTGCACTAAGCATTCTCCATAAAGTTACAGCCGAGACCTCCAGCTTGAGAGGCGTGAGTTCCCTGTGTCCAGCAGGGCCAGACCAGGGGCCCAGTCAGTCTGGTCGCTGCAGCTGTGGCATCTGCAAGAAGTCTGAGAATCAATAAGGATTCTTATTGATTATAACCTTGGGGCAGCAGTTTTGTGACTCCCCTAACAACCTCACCTATTGTTTGGAAAGTCCTCAGATTCTGttgcttgtattttattttattttttcagctacCCCAGGTGGGCAAGCAGGATCTTCATTCctcaaccagagatcgaactcctGCCCACtgctgtggaagcacagagtcctaaccactggacagccagggaattcccagtattttttctttgtaatttatcTTTGCCCAGATCGTTTTCTTCTAGGACTCTGTTACTGGGGCTGTGActacccttcccccacccccactccacccgcaccccacccccatcccgtcTCCAACCCCTACCCCGCGACCGGCTGTGTTTTATGGGATAAGTAACTGAAGGACATCGCTCCTCAGACAAGTCGCTTCCGGTGATTGCTGCTGTGTACTGAGGGAAAGtcaaagatgatactgatgagaAATTCATCAGCCTGGTGTTTACTTGATCGTAACCTCCACCCCCACAGCTCAGCCTCACCACTCTCCTCCCACCAGACTCCACAGCTGCCCTGTTTACTTGTGAGTTTCCATCTCAGGCTCTTGTCTGCCAGAAACAGCTCCTGGAGTGGGTGGAGGGAAGTTCCAGAGAGTGGTGGGCGGGAGCAGGAGTAAGTCAGGAGAAGAGAAACCCTGAGAAAGAGGGGGAGAGACACAGAGGGGCAGCAAAGACTCAAAGGGACGGAAGGACACACCTGTGCAGAGACCAAGATGGGGGAGACGAAGACCTGAGTGAGATGCCCGGGGACCAAGGAGCTCACAATCATCATCCTCATGGTCTCCACTTATTGGGTGATGACCTGTGCAATCTCAGGAAACCCTCAACATAACCCTGTCAAGTGGTGTTGtagtattcccattttacagagcaggaaactgaggcccagggaactGACATCTCTTATCAATGTTATCCAGTTAGCCTGGACTCGAAGCCAGGTGtgcagaaaaagacacacattcACCCTCACAGGGATTGACAGGGACAGAGGTTCCAGGAGAAAGAGCTGGAAATGAGAgccaggaaaggaaaataaagtggTTGGGTGTGAGGCCCCTGTGGCCAGAGGGCTTGAGTTAAATCTTGGCACGGCTGCTTCCAGATGTGTGGCTTTTAGCAAGCGATGTCACCCCTCTGGACTTCTGTTTCCAGCATTTCACGAAAAGGAAGAGCATTGAAGGCTCCCTACTCTGAGGCTGTTTCGAGGAGGACAGCCGACAATCCAGGTGAAGTTATTAGAACAGGTACACAGTGAGCTTTAgccatcattttaaattttattccctTGCTAAAGATTTGTAGGAGAGTTCTAGGCAGGGCAGAAGAGATTGTGCAGTTACTGAGAGATGGAGGAatatttgctcattcattcaacgAATATTTACTCACTACTTAATTCATGTCTGGCCCTGTTCTTGGTGCCAGAGATAAAGCAATGAAcaagaaatacaaaaatccttGCTTTTAGGGAGCTGGAATGTTATAT
Proteins encoded in this region:
- the NANOS2 gene encoding nanos homolog 2, yielding MQLPPFDMWKDYFNLSQVVLALIQSRGQGSETQGTGEPRPGPHMEQDQGQGGQGTSGGLATLCNFCKHNGESRHVYSSHQLKTPEGVVVCPILRHYVCPLCGATGDQAHTLKYCPLNGGQQSLYRRSGRNSAGRKVKR